One window from the genome of Sphaerotilus microaerophilus encodes:
- a CDS encoding cytochrome P450 — MSLGSFHFDPYSPAIDADPFPYYKRLRDEMPCFWSEEAQMWILSRYADIVSAGQDWPTYSSASGNLMTELPGRAGATLGSSDPPKHDRLRGLIQHAFMKRNLMALEEPIRDVAKAVFSQLQGVKEFDFKDVSSQFTVKVLMAALGLPMGDEAFVDEQIVRDNAVLMVQSDSRTRTKGPEHIAAYNWMQEYAGKVIAMRRAEPRNDLISNFALAEIDGDRLDDREVLLTTTTLIMAGVESLGGFMMMFAYNLATFADARRACVANPELLADAIEESLRFNTSAQRFRRRLMKDVTLHGQTMKEGDFVCLAYGSGNRDERQYPNPDAYDITRRPRGHLGFGGGVHACLGTAIARLAVKIAFDEFHKVVPDYARVADQLAWMPSSTFRSPLVLDLAVQ; from the coding sequence ATGAGCCTCGGCAGCTTCCATTTCGACCCCTACTCGCCGGCCATCGACGCCGACCCCTTCCCGTACTACAAGCGCCTGCGTGACGAAATGCCCTGCTTCTGGAGCGAGGAAGCCCAGATGTGGATCCTCTCGCGCTATGCCGACATCGTCAGCGCAGGCCAGGACTGGCCCACCTACTCGTCGGCCTCCGGCAACCTGATGACCGAGCTGCCCGGGCGCGCCGGTGCGACGCTGGGCAGCTCGGACCCCCCGAAGCATGACCGCCTGCGCGGCCTGATCCAGCACGCCTTCATGAAGCGCAACCTGATGGCGCTGGAAGAGCCGATCCGCGATGTCGCCAAGGCAGTGTTCTCCCAACTGCAGGGCGTCAAGGAGTTCGACTTCAAGGACGTGTCCTCGCAATTCACCGTCAAGGTGCTGATGGCCGCGCTCGGCCTGCCGATGGGTGACGAGGCCTTCGTCGACGAGCAGATCGTGCGTGACAACGCCGTGCTGATGGTGCAGAGCGACTCGCGCACCCGCACCAAGGGCCCCGAGCACATCGCCGCCTACAACTGGATGCAGGAGTACGCCGGCAAGGTGATCGCGATGCGCCGTGCCGAGCCGCGCAACGACCTGATCAGCAACTTCGCGCTGGCCGAGATCGACGGCGACCGCCTGGACGACCGCGAGGTGCTGCTGACCACCACCACGCTGATCATGGCGGGCGTGGAGTCGCTGGGCGGCTTCATGATGATGTTCGCCTACAACCTGGCCACCTTCGCCGACGCCCGCCGCGCCTGCGTGGCCAACCCGGAGCTGCTGGCCGACGCGATCGAGGAAAGCCTGCGCTTCAACACCTCGGCGCAGCGCTTCCGCCGCCGCCTGATGAAGGACGTCACCCTGCATGGCCAGACCATGAAGGAAGGCGACTTCGTCTGCCTGGCCTACGGCAGCGGCAACCGCGACGAGCGCCAGTACCCGAACCCGGACGCCTACGACATCACCCGCCGTCCGCGCGGCCACCTCGGCTTCGGCGGCGGCGTGCACGCCTGCCTGGGCACCGCGATCGCCCGCCTGGCGGTGAAGATCGCCTTCGACGAGTTCCACAAGGTGGTGCCGGACTACGCCCGCGTGGCCGACCAGCTGGCCTGGATGCCCTCGTCCACCTTCCGCAGCCCGCTGGTGCTGGACCTGGCGGTGCAGTAA
- a CDS encoding helix-turn-helix domain-containing protein: MPTLPDPGARPRRTPDRLPAFTLYGEVPSGPGALVLHIESIDSRSRLYDWEIDAHVHQGLHQVLWLRTGRVAAMLDETRISAQGPCALVIPPGVAHAFSFSPGSEGHVFTVNATRLAEGEAPGQGGVGEALQTLFARPRSLGPAPDGAEVGRLQALFEALLAEHLASDAGSPVPLWLARAVVWRLAQLALREDRDSAKGAQGGRRAASADRQSLYTRWVVLMESHYLEHWPVSRYAERLGLSTERLNRMVRAETGQNAQALLHARLAREACRRLVHVAVPVSRLGFELGFEDPAYFCRFFKRLTGLSPRAYRAAQGVG; the protein is encoded by the coding sequence ATGCCGACGCTCCCAGACCCCGGCGCACGCCCCCGCCGCACCCCCGACCGCCTGCCCGCCTTCACCCTCTACGGCGAGGTACCCAGCGGGCCCGGTGCCCTGGTGCTGCACATCGAATCCATCGACTCGCGCAGCCGCCTGTACGACTGGGAGATCGACGCCCATGTGCATCAGGGTTTGCACCAAGTGCTCTGGCTGCGCACCGGCCGCGTGGCGGCGATGTTGGACGAAACCCGCATCTCGGCGCAGGGGCCCTGTGCCCTGGTGATCCCGCCGGGGGTGGCGCATGCCTTCAGCTTCTCGCCGGGCAGCGAGGGCCATGTCTTCACCGTCAATGCCACCCGGCTGGCCGAGGGCGAGGCCCCCGGGCAGGGCGGCGTCGGCGAGGCGCTGCAGACCCTGTTCGCCCGGCCGCGCAGCCTCGGCCCGGCGCCCGACGGGGCGGAGGTGGGGCGGCTGCAGGCGCTGTTCGAGGCCCTGCTGGCCGAACACCTGGCGTCCGACGCCGGCAGCCCCGTGCCGCTGTGGCTGGCGCGTGCGGTGGTCTGGCGCCTCGCCCAGCTGGCGCTTCGGGAGGATCGCGACAGCGCCAAGGGGGCCCAGGGCGGCCGGCGCGCCGCCTCGGCCGACCGGCAATCGCTCTACACCCGCTGGGTGGTGCTGATGGAGTCGCACTACCTGGAGCACTGGCCGGTGTCGCGCTATGCCGAGCGGCTGGGCCTGTCCACCGAGCGGCTCAACCGCATGGTGCGCGCCGAAACCGGGCAGAACGCCCAGGCGCTGCTGCACGCCCGGCTGGCGCGCGAGGCCTGCCGCCGCCTGGTGCACGTGGCGGTGCCCGTGTCGCGGCTGGGCTTCGAGCTGGGGTTCGAGGACCCGGCCTACTTCTGTCGCTTCTTCAAGCGCCTGACCGGCCTGAGCCCGCGCGCCTATCGGGCCGCGCAGGGCGTGGGCTGA
- a CDS encoding AEC family transporter, whose amino-acid sequence MLDVLTFAAPIFLLIGLGFAAVRSGQFPATGLPALATFVIRFALPALVFKALSQRDFAEVLNARYLLAYTAGSLVIVLLGLAWARWGRGEDLERGAFVAMGMACSNSAFIGFPLAHQVIGADAGIGLALCMVVENLLIIPLCLALADSGSATHEPFSAAFGRALKGLPKNPLIVAIAAGFVCSMLRLPLPAALAKAVDLLAGASAAGALFFIGGTLVGLSMRSMAGEVLPVALGKLLLHPLAVAGALWLVGPVGPIAPTLAACAVLMAAAPMLSIYPIFAQRHGLQGLCSARMVGTTLASFVSIGIVLWVLRHGGLLALGG is encoded by the coding sequence ATGCTCGATGTCCTGACCTTCGCCGCGCCGATCTTCCTGCTCATTGGCCTGGGCTTTGCGGCGGTGCGCAGCGGCCAGTTCCCGGCCACGGGGCTGCCTGCCCTGGCGACCTTTGTGATCCGCTTTGCGCTGCCGGCGCTGGTGTTCAAGGCGCTTTCGCAGCGCGACTTCGCCGAGGTGCTCAACGCCCGCTACCTGCTGGCCTACACGGCGGGCTCGCTGGTGATCGTGCTGCTCGGGCTGGCGTGGGCGCGCTGGGGCCGTGGCGAAGATCTGGAGCGCGGCGCCTTCGTCGCCATGGGCATGGCCTGTTCCAACTCCGCCTTCATCGGCTTTCCGCTGGCGCACCAGGTCATCGGGGCCGACGCGGGCATTGGCCTGGCCCTGTGCATGGTGGTGGAGAACCTGCTGATCATCCCTCTGTGCCTGGCGCTGGCCGACAGCGGCAGCGCCACGCACGAGCCCTTCAGCGCGGCCTTCGGGCGGGCACTCAAGGGGCTGCCGAAGAACCCGCTGATCGTGGCGATCGCCGCGGGCTTCGTCTGCTCGATGCTGCGGCTGCCACTGCCCGCTGCGCTCGCCAAGGCCGTCGACCTGCTGGCGGGCGCCTCGGCGGCGGGGGCGCTGTTCTTCATCGGCGGCACGCTGGTGGGCCTGTCGATGCGCTCGATGGCCGGCGAGGTGCTGCCCGTCGCGCTGGGCAAGCTGCTGCTGCACCCGCTGGCGGTGGCCGGCGCGCTCTGGCTGGTCGGGCCTGTAGGTCCGATCGCGCCGACACTGGCGGCCTGTGCCGTCCTGATGGCGGCGGCGCCGATGCTGAGCATCTACCCCATCTTTGCCCAGCGCCATGGCCTGCAGGGCCTGTGCTCGGCGCGCATGGTGGGCACCACGCTGGCCTCTTTCGTCAGCATCGGCATCGTGCTGTGGGTGCTGCGGCACGGTGGCCTGCTTGCGCTGGGCGGCTGA
- a CDS encoding NAD(P)/FAD-dependent oxidoreductase encodes MSAAVEGHIVIIGAGQAGTQTAEALRSGGYTGAITMLGDEPHGPYHRPPLSKAWLAGEMGEAQLVMRAPEMLAKKGITLRTGVTVEAIDRAAQKVKLAGGEALAYTGLVLATGSTPRSLPLPGIGAPNVLPLRSKDDASAIAARLTTCAERSLPVLVIGGGFIGLEVAATARKKGLAVTVLEAAPRLLGRVLAPLLSDWYAALHREHGVNLVLDARIASIETDAAGEAIAVLMTDGSRHPCGLVVLGVGVAANDQLAAAAGLACDRGIVVDDCTRTADPLIVAAGDCTARQLADGSLLRLESVQNATEQGKSAAAALLGQPRPFTATPWFWSDQYDRKLQMAGLSGGADAWAVRGDMGGDMAAGAAFSIYHFRAGKLIAVDSVNSAKDHLQARKLLDAGVSPTPEQAADGGFDLGTLIPKG; translated from the coding sequence ATGAGCGCTGCCGTGGAAGGCCACATCGTCATCATCGGGGCCGGGCAGGCCGGCACCCAGACCGCCGAAGCGCTGCGCAGCGGCGGCTACACCGGCGCCATCACGATGCTCGGCGACGAGCCCCACGGCCCCTACCACCGCCCGCCGCTGTCCAAGGCCTGGCTGGCCGGCGAGATGGGTGAAGCCCAGCTGGTGATGCGCGCGCCCGAGATGCTCGCCAAGAAGGGCATCACCCTGCGCACCGGCGTGACAGTGGAAGCCATCGACCGGGCCGCCCAGAAGGTGAAGCTGGCCGGCGGAGAAGCGCTGGCCTACACCGGCCTGGTGCTGGCCACCGGCTCCACCCCGCGCAGCCTGCCGCTGCCGGGCATCGGCGCGCCCAACGTGCTGCCGCTGCGCAGCAAGGACGACGCGTCCGCCATCGCCGCGCGCCTGACCACCTGCGCCGAGCGCAGTCTGCCGGTGCTGGTGATCGGCGGCGGCTTCATCGGCCTGGAAGTGGCCGCCACCGCCCGCAAGAAGGGCCTGGCCGTGACGGTGCTGGAAGCCGCCCCGCGCCTGCTCGGCCGCGTGCTGGCACCGCTGCTGTCCGACTGGTACGCCGCGCTGCACCGCGAACACGGCGTGAACCTGGTGCTGGATGCACGCATCGCATCGATCGAAACGGATGCGGCCGGCGAGGCCATCGCCGTCCTGATGACCGACGGCAGCCGCCACCCCTGCGGCCTGGTTGTGCTGGGTGTGGGCGTGGCCGCCAACGACCAACTCGCCGCCGCCGCCGGCCTGGCTTGCGACCGCGGCATCGTGGTGGACGACTGCACCCGCACCGCCGACCCGCTGATCGTCGCTGCCGGCGACTGCACCGCCCGCCAACTCGCCGACGGCAGCCTGCTGCGGCTGGAGTCGGTGCAGAACGCCACCGAACAGGGCAAGTCCGCCGCGGCCGCGTTGCTCGGCCAGCCCCGCCCCTTCACCGCCACGCCCTGGTTCTGGAGCGACCAGTACGACCGGAAGCTGCAGATGGCCGGCCTGTCGGGCGGCGCCGACGCCTGGGCCGTCAGGGGTGACATGGGCGGCGACATGGCAGCGGGCGCGGCCTTCTCGATTTACCACTTCCGCGCCGGGAAGCTGATCGCGGTGGACTCGGTGAACAGCGCCAAGGACCACCTGCAGGCGCGCAAGCTGCTGGACGCGGGTGTGAGCCCGACGCCGGAGCAGGCCGCGGATGGGGGATTCGACCTGGGGACGCTGATTCCGAAGGGGTGA
- a CDS encoding aldo/keto reductase, whose translation MLERHIGPFQVHPVGLGCMNLSHAYGVPPSAADAEALLLRALDLGVNFFDTAALYGFGANEELVGRVLAPHRSRFLLASKCGMTGVAGEDGVKRRVIDGRPATIRATCEEALKRLRTDVIDLYYLHRRDFSVPIEDSVGALADLVRAGKIRAIGLSEVSADTLRRAHAVHPITAIQTEYSLWTRNPEIAVLDACRELGVAFVAFSPLARSYLTGTLRDVSGFDAKDIRRAMPRFTPSNYAANLALLEGFTALAAEVGCSPAQLALAWVLAQGEHVSVIPGTTSVAHLEENHAAAAVQLTPEQVARAGALIGRHNVAGPRYNAATQTEIDTEEFPA comes from the coding sequence TTGCTTGAACGACACATTGGCCCCTTCCAAGTCCACCCCGTCGGGCTGGGCTGCATGAACCTCAGTCACGCCTACGGCGTGCCGCCCTCGGCCGCCGATGCCGAGGCGCTGCTGCTGCGTGCGCTCGACCTGGGCGTGAACTTCTTCGACACCGCGGCGCTCTACGGCTTCGGCGCCAACGAGGAACTGGTCGGCCGCGTGCTGGCGCCGCACCGCAGCCGCTTCCTGCTGGCCAGCAAGTGCGGCATGACCGGAGTGGCCGGTGAGGACGGCGTCAAGCGCCGCGTCATCGACGGCCGCCCGGCGACGATCCGCGCCACCTGCGAGGAGGCTCTGAAGCGCCTGCGCACGGACGTGATCGACCTGTACTACCTGCACCGCCGCGACTTCTCGGTGCCCATCGAGGACTCGGTGGGCGCGCTGGCCGACCTGGTGCGCGCGGGCAAGATCCGCGCGATCGGCCTCTCCGAGGTCAGCGCCGACACGCTGCGCCGCGCGCACGCGGTGCACCCGATCACCGCGATCCAGACCGAGTACTCGCTGTGGACGCGCAACCCGGAGATCGCGGTGCTCGACGCCTGCCGCGAGCTGGGCGTGGCCTTCGTCGCCTTCAGCCCGCTGGCGCGCAGCTACCTGACGGGCACGCTGCGCGACGTGAGCGGCTTCGACGCCAAGGACATCCGCCGCGCGATGCCGCGCTTCACCCCGTCCAACTACGCCGCCAACCTGGCGCTGCTGGAGGGCTTCACCGCGCTGGCCGCCGAGGTCGGCTGCAGCCCGGCGCAGCTGGCGCTGGCCTGGGTGCTGGCGCAGGGTGAGCACGTCAGCGTGATCCCCGGCACCACCTCCGTGGCTCACCTGGAAGAGAACCATGCCGCCGCGGCGGTGCAACTCACGCCTGAGCAGGTGGCGCGCGCCGGGGCGCTGATCGGCCGCCACAACGTGGCCGGCCCGCGCTACAACGCCGCCACCCAGACCGAGATCGACACCGAGGAATTCCCGGCATGA
- a CDS encoding PDDEXK nuclease domain-containing protein, producing MKSTALDFDHLIEALAQAHGALRAQAVKAVNVSLTLRNWLFGYYIREYEQSGADRSIYGERLLETLAQRLQQMGLQRIEARELRRYRQFYLAYPQIRQTLSAKLPGLQIRETPPPESDLPAVSPQLLLERLSFSHFVELLQLDNAPQRTFYEVEALRGHWSVRELKRQIATQYFQRSALSTDKAAVATLAHADAERASPQQVIRDPYVFEFLGLKSHEVVTEGQLEDALLDKLQAFLLELGHGFCFEARQQRLRIGGEHFFVDLVFYHRVLKCHVLIELKNDAFSHEHLGQLNAYVSYYKQHQMTEGDQPPVGILLCTRKNQELVEYALAGMSNQLFVSRYQVQLPGKEQMAAFLHRAVQELEGGSE from the coding sequence ATGAAATCCACGGCTCTGGACTTTGACCATTTGATTGAGGCGCTTGCCCAGGCCCACGGCGCGCTGCGGGCACAAGCCGTGAAGGCCGTCAACGTCAGCCTCACGCTACGCAACTGGCTGTTCGGCTATTACATCCGCGAGTACGAACAGTCGGGCGCTGACCGCAGCATCTACGGCGAGCGGCTGCTGGAGACCCTGGCTCAGCGCCTGCAGCAGATGGGGCTCCAGCGCATTGAAGCCCGCGAGCTGCGCCGCTACAGGCAGTTCTACCTGGCCTACCCGCAAATTCGGCAGACGCTGTCTGCCAAATTGCCTGGCCTGCAGATTCGGGAGACACCGCCTCCCGAATCGGACCTGCCGGCTGTGTCGCCGCAGCTCCTGCTGGAGCGCCTCTCGTTCTCTCACTTTGTCGAGTTGCTGCAGTTGGACAACGCGCCGCAGCGCACCTTCTACGAGGTGGAGGCCCTGCGGGGCCACTGGTCGGTGCGGGAACTCAAACGCCAGATCGCCACCCAGTACTTTCAGCGCAGTGCCTTGTCCACCGACAAGGCCGCCGTCGCCACCTTGGCTCACGCTGATGCCGAACGGGCCTCCCCTCAACAGGTCATCCGCGACCCCTACGTCTTTGAGTTCCTGGGCCTGAAATCCCACGAGGTGGTCACCGAGGGCCAGCTCGAAGACGCCCTGCTCGACAAGCTGCAGGCGTTTCTGCTGGAGCTGGGCCACGGCTTCTGCTTCGAGGCACGGCAGCAGCGACTGCGCATCGGTGGCGAGCACTTCTTTGTCGACCTGGTTTTCTACCACCGCGTGCTCAAGTGCCATGTGCTGATCGAGCTGAAGAACGACGCGTTCAGCCATGAACACCTGGGGCAGCTCAACGCCTACGTCAGCTACTACAAACAGCACCAGATGACCGAAGGCGATCAGCCGCCCGTCGGCATCCTGCTGTGCACCCGCAAGAACCAGGAACTGGTGGAGTACGCGCTGGCCGGCATGAGCAACCAGCTCTTCGTCTCTCGCTACCAGGTGCAGTTGCCTGGGAAGGAGCAGATGGCAGCGTTCCTCCACCGGGCGGTGCAGGAGTTGGAGGGCGGCAGTGAATGA
- a CDS encoding class III extradiol dioxygenase family protein: MAKIIGAVTTSHVPAIGGAIAKGKQQDPYWKPFFDGFNPIRQWLGDHKPDVVVVIYNDHGLNFFLDKMPTFSVGAAPTYVNADEGWGIPSLPPFTGNQPLSWHLIESLVEEEFDLTTCQEMLVDHAFTLPMALLWPDQKWPVTVVPVCINTVQAPVPSAKRCWKLGEAIGRAVASWAGDEKVLILGTGGLSHQLDGERAGFINKDFDLKFMDSLVGDDPQWATQFSGHELVEKTGTQGIELLMWLATRATLGAKVKDVFRNYHIPISNTASGLMLMEPAV; this comes from the coding sequence ATGGCAAAGATCATCGGTGCCGTCACCACTTCGCACGTGCCCGCCATCGGCGGTGCCATCGCCAAGGGCAAGCAGCAGGATCCGTACTGGAAGCCCTTCTTCGACGGCTTCAACCCCATCCGCCAATGGCTCGGGGACCACAAGCCCGACGTCGTCGTCGTCATTTACAACGACCACGGCCTGAACTTCTTCCTCGACAAGATGCCGACCTTCTCCGTCGGTGCCGCGCCCACCTACGTCAACGCCGACGAAGGCTGGGGCATCCCGAGCCTGCCGCCCTTCACCGGCAACCAGCCGCTGTCCTGGCACCTCATCGAGTCGCTGGTGGAGGAGGAGTTCGACCTCACCACCTGCCAGGAGATGCTGGTCGACCACGCCTTCACCCTGCCGATGGCGCTGCTCTGGCCGGACCAGAAGTGGCCTGTCACCGTGGTGCCCGTGTGCATCAACACCGTGCAGGCCCCCGTGCCCAGCGCCAAGCGCTGCTGGAAGCTGGGCGAAGCCATCGGCCGCGCCGTGGCCAGCTGGGCCGGTGATGAAAAGGTGCTGATCCTCGGCACCGGCGGCCTGAGCCACCAGCTCGACGGCGAGCGCGCCGGCTTCATCAACAAGGACTTCGACCTGAAGTTCATGGACAGCCTGGTCGGCGACGACCCGCAGTGGGCCACCCAGTTCAGCGGCCACGAGCTGGTCGAAAAGACCGGCACCCAGGGCATCGAGCTGCTGATGTGGCTGGCCACCCGCGCCACGCTGGGCGCCAAGGTCAAGGACGTGTTCCGCAACTACCACATCCCCATCTCCAACACCGCCTCCGGACTGATGCTGATGGAGCCGGCGGTCTGA
- a CDS encoding LysR family transcriptional regulator codes for MSRFDRSADAGTAPRPAHLDLDGHLLQLLLAVHEEGSITRAAQRLGVTQSAVSHLLDKLRGIVGDPLFVKSGRGIVPTAQAERLAQRARGLLDELRDFSLAAGFEPARLSEVVTIAANDLQRDLLLPALLRRLRQVAPGVTLRVIPSGAPEPAMLRDRTCQLVITPRPPEGSDILQKRLFEDRYRVFYDASVRSAPDDAAEYLAAEHVTVLYEPRRSLDIDLWLAAQGVQRRIVATVPGMAGLGAMLRGGPWLATAPSLLARGALQGLAWAEVPLPTPTMPMYLVWHQRHQADPAQRWLREQLEAVVAEAGLAGAASRSQPPLP; via the coding sequence ATGAGCCGTTTCGATCGATCAGCCGATGCCGGCACCGCCCCGCGGCCCGCCCACCTGGACCTGGACGGCCACCTGCTGCAGCTGCTGCTGGCGGTGCACGAGGAGGGCTCGATCACCCGCGCCGCGCAGCGCCTGGGCGTGACGCAGTCGGCGGTCAGCCACCTGCTGGACAAGCTGCGCGGCATCGTCGGCGACCCGCTGTTCGTCAAGTCCGGCCGCGGCATCGTCCCCACCGCGCAGGCCGAGCGGCTGGCGCAGCGCGCCCGGGGCCTGCTCGACGAGCTGCGCGATTTCAGCCTGGCGGCGGGCTTCGAGCCGGCGCGGCTGAGCGAGGTGGTCACCATCGCCGCCAACGACCTGCAGCGCGACCTGCTGCTGCCCGCGCTGCTGCGCCGCCTGCGCCAGGTGGCGCCCGGCGTGACGCTGCGGGTGATCCCGTCCGGCGCGCCGGAACCGGCCATGCTGCGCGACCGCACCTGCCAGCTCGTCATCACGCCGCGCCCGCCGGAGGGCAGCGACATCCTGCAGAAGCGCCTGTTCGAGGACCGCTACCGCGTGTTCTACGACGCCAGCGTGCGCAGTGCGCCCGACGATGCGGCGGAGTACCTCGCGGCCGAGCACGTCACCGTGCTCTACGAGCCGCGGCGCAGCCTAGACATCGACCTCTGGCTGGCTGCGCAGGGCGTGCAGCGCCGCATCGTCGCCACCGTGCCGGGCATGGCCGGGCTGGGCGCCATGCTGCGCGGCGGGCCCTGGCTGGCCACCGCGCCCTCCCTGCTGGCACGCGGCGCACTGCAGGGCCTGGCCTGGGCCGAGGTGCCCCTGCCCACGCCGACCATGCCGATGTACCTGGTCTGGCACCAACGCCACCAGGCCGACCCGGCCCAGCGCTGGCTGCGCGAGCAGCTGGAAGCCGTGGTGGCTGAGGCGGGGCTGGCTGGCGCGGCATCCCGGTCGCAGCCGCCGCTGCCCTGA
- a CDS encoding Bug family tripartite tricarboxylate transporter substrate binding protein yields the protein MTLPPPGGLSRRDALAGLAMLCLPGAVRAAEVTFPSRPVTLVVPFAPGGVADLTARTVGRALALALGQPVVVDNRPGAGGIVATQAVLKAPADGHTLLLISNATAVSVHLVKRLPYDVTRDLAPISTLGFFELALVVGSDSRWRSLGELVAHGRSHPGKLTLGTISLGSTQHLAAELFKARTGLDAVVVPYKGTPAVITALRAGEIDLGVEVLGPLLAQLQAGVIRALAVTGPKRFELLPGVPTALEQGVRDYTVDSWNALAAPAGTPSAVVERLRHTTQEALAQPGLRATLRDLGVKAQAGTPAELAALLASEIRHWGEVVRAARIEPA from the coding sequence ATGACGCTGCCGCCGCCTGGCGGCCTGTCCAGGCGAGACGCGCTGGCGGGCCTGGCCATGCTGTGCCTGCCGGGCGCCGTGCGTGCAGCCGAGGTGACCTTCCCAAGCCGGCCGGTGACGCTGGTCGTGCCCTTCGCCCCCGGCGGCGTGGCCGACCTGACGGCGCGCACGGTGGGCCGTGCGCTGGCGCTGGCGCTCGGACAGCCGGTGGTGGTGGACAACCGGCCCGGCGCGGGCGGCATCGTCGCCACCCAGGCGGTGCTCAAGGCGCCGGCCGACGGCCACACGCTGCTGCTGATCTCCAACGCCACCGCGGTGAGCGTGCACCTGGTCAAGCGCCTGCCCTATGACGTGACGCGTGACCTGGCGCCCATCAGCACGCTGGGCTTCTTCGAGCTGGCGCTGGTGGTGGGCAGCGACTCGCGCTGGCGCAGCCTGGGCGAGCTGGTGGCCCACGGGCGTTCCCACCCGGGCAAGCTGACACTGGGCACCATCAGCCTGGGCAGCACCCAGCACCTGGCCGCCGAGCTGTTCAAGGCCCGCACCGGCCTGGACGCGGTGGTGGTGCCCTACAAGGGCACACCCGCGGTCATCACCGCGCTGCGGGCCGGTGAGATCGACCTGGGCGTCGAGGTCCTCGGCCCGCTGCTGGCGCAGCTGCAGGCCGGTGTGATCCGGGCGCTGGCCGTCACCGGGCCGAAGCGCTTCGAGCTGCTGCCGGGCGTGCCCACCGCCCTGGAGCAGGGCGTGCGCGACTACACCGTGGACAGCTGGAACGCCCTGGCTGCGCCGGCCGGCACACCGAGCGCCGTGGTCGAGCGCCTGCGCCACACCACCCAGGAGGCCCTGGCCCAGCCGGGCCTGCGCGCCACGCTGCGTGACCTTGGAGTCAAGGCCCAGGCCGGCACGCCCGCCGAGCTGGCCGCGCTGCTGGCCAGCGAGATCCGCCACTGGGGCGAGGTGGTGCGCGCTGCGCGCATCGAGCCCGCATGA
- a CDS encoding acyl carrier protein has product MTPSEVRSLVADVLAGIAPEADLASVAEHEDLREALDLDSMDFMNLVIGLSQRSGRNIPDADVPKLFTLKGLVGYLAG; this is encoded by the coding sequence ATGACCCCCTCCGAAGTCCGCTCGCTGGTCGCCGATGTGCTGGCCGGCATCGCCCCCGAGGCCGATCTCGCCAGCGTCGCAGAGCATGAAGACCTGCGCGAGGCGCTCGACCTCGACTCGATGGACTTCATGAACCTCGTCATCGGCCTGAGCCAGCGCAGCGGCCGCAACATCCCGGATGCGGACGTGCCGAAGCTGTTCACGCTGAAGGGGCTGGTGGGCTACCTCGCCGGCTGA
- a CDS encoding 2Fe-2S iron-sulfur cluster-binding protein, whose protein sequence is MPNITFIEANGQSTTLDVPEGWSLMQAATANGVEGILGECGGSCACATCHCYVDDLMAKVLAAPAQGELDMLENVADERRPNSRLACQIKASAAMDGATVRLPATQE, encoded by the coding sequence ATGCCCAACATCACCTTCATCGAAGCCAACGGCCAATCCACCACCCTCGACGTGCCGGAGGGGTGGAGCCTGATGCAGGCCGCCACCGCCAATGGCGTCGAAGGCATCCTCGGCGAATGCGGCGGCTCCTGCGCCTGCGCCACCTGCCACTGCTACGTCGACGACCTGATGGCCAAGGTGCTGGCCGCGCCGGCACAAGGCGAGCTGGACATGCTGGAGAACGTGGCCGACGAGCGCCGCCCGAACAGCCGCCTGGCGTGCCAGATCAAGGCCAGCGCCGCGATGGACGGCGCCACCGTCCGCCTGCCCGCTACGCAGGAATGA
- a CDS encoding protocatechuate 4,5-dioxygenase subunit alpha — MSTKPQIPGTVIFDGEQAMKGYALNKMCFSFNEKANRDAFLADEEGYMAQYGLNEQQAAAIRAKNVLQLIAAGGNAYYLAKFAGIFGLDMQDIGAQQTGMTKDEFKAKLVAARG, encoded by the coding sequence GTGAGCACCAAGCCCCAGATTCCCGGCACCGTGATCTTCGACGGCGAGCAGGCCATGAAAGGCTATGCGCTGAACAAGATGTGCTTTTCCTTCAACGAAAAGGCCAACCGCGATGCCTTCCTCGCCGACGAGGAAGGCTACATGGCCCAGTACGGCCTGAACGAGCAGCAGGCCGCCGCCATCCGCGCCAAGAACGTGCTGCAGCTCATTGCCGCGGGGGGCAACGCCTACTACCTGGCCAAGTTCGCCGGCATTTTCGGGCTGGACATGCAGGACATCGGTGCCCAGCAGACCGGCATGACCAAGGATGAGTTCAAGGCCAAGCTCGTGGCCGCCCGGGGCTGA